The following nucleotide sequence is from Anopheles stephensi strain Indian chromosome 3, UCI_ANSTEP_V1.0, whole genome shotgun sequence.
TTCCTCCCGTATCTCATTCGAGTGCCAGTAGAAGGCAAATATTTGGGCGAGCATTGTGAAGATATACGCTACCACAATCACTACCTGCGCCATATTGTTAATCTGAGGAAAAGAGCAGgaaaaaagtaatttaataATCCTTGGTATGTTGGTAAAATGGACAACTTACGACGTTGAGCAGAAACAGCAATGCACACAGAATTAATCCGAACGATAGGAACTCGATCAGACAGATGTAAGTCACCAGATCGTTGATGTCTTTTACGAATCTAAAAATAGATAAAGAAACGAGCGTTGTTCCCCGCCGTCTGAACTTCATCAAATAATGCACCCCTACCGAATTATGCGCAAGTGATCTTCGATCAGCTTATGGAGCCTTCTTTTAATATCTTTTTCATCGCTTTCCGAAATAAGTGATTTAAAATTCTTTAGCCGATACTGAAGCGTTTTGATCTGGATCATTCCTAGCAGTGTACCGGAGGCGAAGAAGCTAGTATACGGGACATGCATACAGCACCCGGGAAAGGTAAGAACGGCCTGTGCGATGTAAGATATTTCATACAGTGGCGTGTCGAAGATGCTTATACCCGGTATGAACATGCCATACGGAAGCCTTCTCTGTCCGGTAAAGAGCGGATACACTACAAAGCAGCTGCTAATCACTGCTCCAAGCATTAGGTTAGCAATGGAGAGGCCACGGGCTCGCTTGGTGTACATGTTCATTATCTTACAGATGGTTTCGTCTTTGTGGTCCTGGAAAGAGTTTCATGTGCTGGATGATGAACGAATAATTTTAGGAAAATGAATCACACTTACCTTTATTTCTTCGTAAATCTTTGCTGCCTCACTTAGGAAGTGCTCATACTTCTTCCGATTGTAAACAAGTATGAGTGTTCGTAGCTATCCACGCACAAATAGAACCATTGTCAGGGAACAAGTTTTAATCAGAAGAAATCAGTGCACTTACCACAGCATTGAAGTAGAGTACCGCAAAATAGGCATTAATAATGACCTCCTCGATGTTGCCCCAGGCCCGGTACAGATCGGCAAACATGAACACGTTCAGCAGCGTCACCGGGATGATGCTGATGTAGCGTCTCCAGTTGTGCACCAGCACAAATGACCAAAAGCGCCAAACGCGCACATTCACCGACAGCAGCGGACAGTCCAGTGCATCCATCTTTAGACAACCTAACAAATGGGCTAGAACTGTTAGACTGAAGCATGAAAATGAAGATATCAACTGTCGGCCGGTAATGATTCTTCAAACCCTTGGTAACCCAATTTTCAACCCTCTATTTGTTTTGTCTACACTACACCGGTTGTGTCTGGCAATCCTTCGGTAGCGTTAAAGATTAATAAGTTGGTAACCACTACAGTACTGTTGATCTTATGACCCGAAAAGAACACCCCAACAAGTTCTCTTCAATTGAGAACACTGCTTGAGAACGCTTTATAACGTTATAATTTACATTACAAATTAACTGTTGCGTATTTAAATTGATATTGAAATGTAAATTCTGTATCGTAGGAAGGTGTTATAAAAATGCACTATGGTTGAAGATCAGAGCGAGAACGAGGTTATAAAAATGCACTATGGTTGAAGATCAGAGCGAGAACGAGGTAAGTATAtttgaaaatgtttctttcattgtcAGACGAAAAAAGCTTATCGGTCAATACAATTCCACCGCATCAAAATAGTTCAGTGAAAATGGTGTGAAGTTGTGTGATTGTTTTATTAACAAGTCCATTTTTATTATGTGAAATTTATTCACTTGGCGTCTTCAATGCTCTTGCTATCTTCAAGTGGTGGGTGCTAATTACGCGAGAGGAGCATAACAAGCAAGGAGATTGATTTCAATCGTGCGTGGTTGGAGGAGTGTAGACCTGGACAATGGTGAGTTGCCCAAGAAGCAGCAAAGTACAGATTGATTAGCATCCTGAATCTCCACAACGAATCCGTCAAACAAAATAAGTTTTTTGGCCGGTAAGTTTTAGAAACTAGAGAGAAATGTGGAGAAATCGAGACAAAATTGGAAGAGAATCgagagtgaaatgagagagaaatgggagagtATCGAGTGAAAGACAGAGAAAATTTAGAGAAagatgagaaagaaatgaaagaaagtcGAGAGAGTCATagaagagaaatgagataaaatagtaattgagagagaaagagaaaaaagaatgaaTCAAGAGAAAAACTACAGAGCATCAATCGAAAATCGAGAAAGCAATGAGAAAGattcgagagagaattgatagCAACatcagagagaaatgagagacaaatggagaaagaaatgagatggaaatgagagaaaagttagagagaaaatcgaaagaaaaatgacagATATCGAGAGATAATCGAGtgagaaattagagagaaaatcgagaaagaaatgttagagaattgagagaaaaattcCTCCCGGTTCTTTCTCATCTccctcgtgtttttttttctcgagtcatttttatttctctctcgattctcgctCGATTATCTCTATATTCCCAGCCATTTGTCTCTCGATTTTCGCtcaattttttcttgattctctgtcatttttctctcgatcccgtctcatttttctctcgattctctcccatttctgtCTCGATTATTTGTCAATTGTCTTTAAATTCTTTCCCATTTCGCTCTTCATATCCTTTcgatttttctattattttttattttgattctctctcatttctctcccatttcggtctaatttctctctcaattttcatTGCTTCATTTTCATTGCTCTTTCGATTCCctctcatttttcattttttcatttcattcatttcatttttcgaTTCTCTTACGATGAGAGAACTCAATTTCTCCTTATTTCCATCTAGTAAGCAAAAATATCTGGCCAAACAACTTACTTTGTTTGATCGATTAAATCTTTGTTATACCATTTTCAGATTCAGAATGCCAAATTACAAGTTTTCAGTGGCAATGTGAATTTGGCTAAAAAAAATTCAGTTGCTTTACAATGACTGATTGGCTGTGTAAACTCTTTATAATAAAACTAATTAAGTAACAGATAAATTTGTGTTAAACTTTTATTTACCAACTTTCATCAAAGTGTAGCAAAATCAACGCACTCTACACCTTTCAACATGGCATAGTCAACATTAATCAGTGAATTACTGGCAACTATGCATCAAAGACAAGTATCTTGTGTTTAACTAGGTGATTATTAGTGTTATTGATATGgtatttgcaacaaaaaaaaactcttcgcAAGGCAAAAACATCCCtaggttgaaatatttcattccaaaAATCATTTAGCATGCTATAAAATCCTTTTACTTCGGGcagtttgaaatatttcaatacaAATTGAGCAATTTTGCTGGCGAATCATCGGCTGCTTAGAGACCagttattttacatttttgttgtattaaTTATTGTGCTATTCACATCTTCGACCTTCGGTCTATTATCCACTCTAAGTATTGAGTGAGCCATCATATGGCAGGCACAACAGAAGTAGTCTTTAAATCACAAGAAAAATTATACTTCGAATAAAATCGTATAAATCTGTTGAAAGCTGTTGGAAGCAAGATGTTTTCTAAAAAATACTTTTTGAAACATCTCTCATTCGAAATTGACGCCAAAATAATCACTTTTGGTCACACACTTTGAGTGTGTGCTGAACATCATTAAAAGTCTTAATTGGCAAACTACATACCtctcgagaaaaaaaaatccaaacttCCCACAAAGTCACTCGCTCACCGAACCATCTTACGAACATTGGCAAAGAGTGTAATTAAAAGAACTGTGCGCTGTGACAGTGACGTTTCATTCCCGCTCTTCGGTTTATCCACACCCCATTCCATTAAAAAGTTTCCATCCTtagtgcggtgtgtgtgtgtgtgtgcgaacaaTCGAAACGATCCTGAGACACCGGTCTTTGGGGCGAAAAGTGTCTTTCCAAACAATAATCGTATCACGTAATCAACGCCTTACTAGGAGCACTTGGTTTACCAGATTAAGAGCAAAGTTTGGCCAACTTTTCGTACCCCCGGGTTTCAAATTTAACACACCCTCTCGGTGAACCCCGctggtgtgatgatgatgatgagccaGAGGGATGATTTATCACGATTTGGTGGCTTTTAGtcttttgattcgtgttttaCAGTAGCACGAAGCGAACTACGGGAGAACATTATGAGCAAGGTGTCGTTGTGTGCGTACGTTTGTGTTACATGCTTGAGCAGCTCttgtcatcatcatccgcttAATTGTACACCCTTCGGAGGAGTGTAAAGTATGAATAGGAAGCGTTCAGCAGCGATTGAAACATTTCCAGCGTCATCGGATAAACGTTGCCAACGGTGATCTGTAGGAAGGAGTTCTAAATACAATTGCGATTATGGAGAATACAACGTTGAAACGTACCTCAAGAGGTCGCTGTGCGCGAATCGTTATGAGCAGCAGCTTCTTTTTAATAGCATTATCCACATTGAGCCACGGTCCACTGTAGGATGCCTCAGCTATAGCCATGCTTTCCTCACGCACCTCGTTCGAGTGCCAGTAGAAGGCGAATATTTGCGTGAGAATCATGAAGATATACGCACCGACGATGACGATCTGAGCCATCACACTTATCTGGAagaataaattcaatttcataTATAGGTCTCAATCCTTCGAGAGAAGTGCTCCTTACAATGTTTAGCAGGAAAAGCAGAGCACAGAGCATTAGGCCGAACGAGAGGAACTCTATCAGACAGATGTAAGTCACCAGATCGTTTAGGTCCTGCACATACCTTAAAGAGTAAAGACATCGGTATCAAACAGCTACCATGTCATCATTACCATATCCTTTCCCCACCGAATAATCCGCTTATGGTCCTCGATCAGCTTCTGCAGCTTCCGATTGAGGGTGCTCGTCGTTTCGTGCAAATTCTCCGACCGAAAGTTTCTCAGCTGATGCTGCAACGTTTTTATCTGCACCAACCCGAACAGTGTGCTCGAGGTGAAAAAGCTCGTGTAAGGAATGTACATACAGCAGCCCGGAAAGGTAAGCACCAGCTGGGTGAGGTAAATTATTTCATACTGGGGCGAGTCAAAGTTGTTCACGCCCGGTATAAACATGCCGTACGGTAGTCCACGCTGGCCGGTAAAAAGTGGATAAATTACAAAGCAGCCACTAATGAAGGCACCGAGCGCAAGGTTGGAGATTGATAGGAAGCGCGCCCGTTTGGTGTACGTTGTCACTAGCTTGGTGATCACGTCGTCGTTGAGAGCCTAAATGGAATTTTGGAATTGCATTTATGATAATTTATACAAAGAATTGCTTAAATTGAGGGTTAACACCGattgatttgtgtttttttgcaagCTTTCCCTTCGAAAGTCcccgaaggtatgcaattctaTTACCactacgcctaaaggtatgcaatcgaAGGTGATACATCTAGTTTCGTTCATATAACTTACGCATATTTCTTCATACACGCCAGCGGCTCCGGCCAGAAAGCGCTCGTACTTATCTCGATTATAAACAAGTATAAGTGTTCGCAGCTATCGCGCGCGCCAAACATCGGCCCGGAAAGCAGATTGCGAGAACCACAAAAGCCACAAATTAATCAACCCGATCTCGAACCACACAGTGCGCCACACCGGGGGAATCAATGCACTTACCACAGCGTTGAAGTAGAGTACCGCAAAATAGGCATTAATAATGACCTCCTCGATGTTGCCCCAGGCCCGGTACAGATCGGCAAACATGAACACGTTCAGCAGCGTCACCGGGATGATGCTGATGTAGCGTCTCCAGTTGTGCACCAGCACAAATGACCAAAAGCGCCAAACGCGCACATTCACCGACAGCAGCGGACAGTCaagaatttccatttccaaaccCGGAACCAGGGGgattcacacacaaaacgctTCGAACGAATGAAGTTATTAAAAACCACTTAGGGAATGATGCCGAAAGTGTTCGGTCCGACTGCTTTTAAACCAAATTTTCTATCCCCTTCGCCTCTCTTTGTTGCTAACGCCCACACTGTCCTACGGTTTGGAGGCCGGGTGGAGCAATGAAAAATTCATCATCGTTTTAAAAAGGCGCGAGTGTTCCCGGGACGGCCGACTGACCAGGGTGTACACCTCTCAGGAGCATCGTTTAAACTCTTGTGCTTGGGACGGGATATTTCACGCTCATGTTTCGCGCTAATGAATTAGATGAAAGCAGGAATTAAACCTTCGCCACGGTTGCATGTGGAGTACGGCGAGAGGGGCTCGAGCTTTGTGTTCTGCTTCCTACTCTGGCGCTGCTTGTGAACGGCAAAGacaaggggaaaaaaaacgctcctCGTGATATCACGAAATGATTCGCTACACAAGGGATACGGTAGACCAATTACCGTGGACCCCCTACTCGGGCAAGGTAGCATGTTCACGAACAGGGAATGGTGTCTCGAAAGTCCGCTTATACACGGTATCCTTATTCGATAATTGGTGGTTTCCAGTGTCAAGCTCCATTATACTATTTTTTCCTGCGGTGGCGTATAGAGTTCCCATGTGACAAGTTTGGTAAAAATGATGACCTTTATCTTAACAAGGCCCCAAGAAGGTTATTTAGATAAGGCGATAGAATACTGTAGGGCGTTACGTGGAAAGTGGTTTGATACTAGAACAGATATTGGGGGAAGCTAAATCATTAACTAGTACATTCATACAACATAAAAAGCAGCCATTTTTGGTCCAAAATCGGTAAAAACTTTTATCTGTCGTTCCCTTGCTCACAATTTAaagctttatttatttcattgaGGGCCCACATTTATTGTAACTTAGAGTCCTTCTAGTCCGGTTTGATATTGATAACACGCACATTCGACGAATCTACCCAAAAAAAGCGGAGGGTCAGTGCAATCCAGCTCTCGACCATGACAGTTCAATCAAGCAGTCCCTTAAGATGATGACGGGGGActctttattttacccgtggATATT
It contains:
- the LOC118510691 gene encoding odorant receptor Or2-like, with amino-acid sequence MDALDCPLLSVNVRVWRFWSFVLVHNWRRYISIIPVTLLNVFMFADLYRAWGNIEEVIINAYFAVLYFNAVLRTLILVYNRKKYEHFLSEAAKIYEEIKDHKDETICKIMNMYTKRARGLSIANLMLGAVISSCFVVYPLFTGQRRLPYGMFIPGISIFDTPLYEISYIAQAVLTFPGCCMHVPYTSFFASGTLLGMIQIKTLQYRLKNFKSLISESDEKDIKRRLHKLIEDHLRIIRFVKDINDLVTYICLIEFLSFGLILCALLFLLNVINNMAQVVIVVAYIFTMLAQIFAFYWHSNEIREESMKIAEAAYSGPWVDVENSIKKKLLLIIIRAQRPLEITVGNLYPMTLEMFQSLLNASYSYFTILRRLYS
- the LOC118510690 gene encoding odorant receptor Or2-like, with protein sequence MEILDCPLLSVNVRVWRFWSFVLVHNWRRYISIIPVTLLNVFMFADLYRAWGNIEEVIINAYFAVLYFNAVLRTLILVYNRDKYERFLAGAAGVYEEICALNDDVITKLVTTYTKRARFLSISNLALGAFISGCFVIYPLFTGQRGLPYGMFIPGVNNFDSPQYEIIYLTQLVLTFPGCCMYIPYTSFFTSSTLFGLVQIKTLQHQLRNFRSENLHETTSTLNRKLQKLIEDHKRIIRYVQDLNDLVTYICLIEFLSFGLMLCALLFLLNIISVMAQIVIVGAYIFMILTQIFAFYWHSNEVREESMAIAEASYSGPWLNVDNAIKKKLLLITIRAQRPLEITVGNVYPMTLEMFQSLLNASYSYFTLLRRVYN